The Streptomyces sp. A2-16 sequence ACGCGGACCGGGTGCACTTCGGCTACCTGGAGGGTGTGGACGTGCTGCGCAAGGTGTCCCTCGAGGTCGCACCCGGCACCAGGCTGGCACTGGTCGGCCCCTCGGGCGCCGGCAAGTCCACCCTGGGCAGGCTGCTGGCCGGCATCTACGCGCCCCGGGACGGCCGGATCACCCTCGGCGGCGCCGAACTGTCCCGGATGTCCGCCGAACGGGTCCGTGAGCATGTGGCCCTCGTCAACCAGGAGCACCACGTCTTCGTGGGCTCCCTGCGCGACAACCTCCTGCTCGCTCGCACGGACGCCACGGACGCCGAGCTCTGGGCGGCCCTCGGCGCGGTCGACGCGGACGGCTGGGCACGGGCGCTGGACGACGGCCTCGACACCGAGGTCGGCTCGGGCGGGCTGACCGTCACCCCGGCCCAGGCCCAGCAGGTCGCACTGGCCCGACTGGTGCTGGCCGACCCTCACACGCTGGTCCTGGACGAGGCGACGTCGCTGCTCGACCCACGGGCCGCCCGTCACCTCGAACGCTCCCTGGCCCGCGTCCTCGACGGCCGCACGGTGGTCGCCATCGCCCACCGCCTGCACACCGCCCACGACGCGGACGTCATCGCCGTCGTCGAGAACGGCCGCATCAGCGAACTGGGCAGCCATGACGATCTCGTCACGGCGGACGGGGCGTATGCGGCGCTGTGGAGGTCTTGGCACGGGTGAGGGGGTGCCGGGGGGCGGGGCCGGACCGACGGCTGACGGCTGACGGCTGACGGCTGACGGCGGGCAGCGGGGGCTGGCGGCGGGGGCTGACGGCTGACGGCGGGAGCTGACGGCTGACGGCGGGAGCTGGCGGCTGGCGGCTGGCGGCTGGCGGCTGGCGGCTGGCGGCTGGCGGCTGGCGGCTGGCGGCTGGCGGCTGGCGGCTGGCGGCTGGCGGCTGGCGGCTGGGAGCACATACCGGGACAGCCCTCCCAGGCCCTCCCCGGCCCTCACCTCCAGCCCTCTCCCCCCGCTCCAGCCCGCGCAGCGACCACGTGCCGTTGCGCAGTCCCGAAAGGGGGTGCGAGGCTGGCAGCAGCACCGGCTCAGGGAGCGCCCGCGGTCGGCACGGTTCGGTGGCGGGCGCGGCAGGTGCCCCGGCGATCCGTGGTCCGTCCCGGGCCGCGGGAGTACCGGGTCCGTCCCCCTCACCTGGAGGTACCCGTGGACAGCTCCGACGGATGGGGAGACGACGTCTACCAGCCCGACGGATCCGAGATCCAGGACGACGCGGGCCTGCTCGACGCTGAGGACACCCTGGAGGACGACGGAGTCGGCGATCCTCTCGACCGGGGCTGGTCCCCGCCGGAGAGATCGTGGGCGGTCGAGCACAACGGGGTGACGGCCGCCGAGCGCCGGCGGGGCGAGACGCTGGACGAACGGCTCGCCGAGGAGGTGCCCGACCTGGAGCCCTCCGACGGCGACGGCATCGGCGATGTCGACGGCACCGACGGCGAGCTCCTCGACAACGAGGTCGGCGCGACGCGTTCCGGCCGGCTCGTGGCTCCCGACGAGGGGGCCCACGAGGACGAGGAGAGCGCGCTGATCGCCACGGACGTCGGCATCGACGGTGCCGCGGCGTCCGCGGAGGAGGCCGCGATGCACATCGTCGACGAGGAGTCCCTGTCCGGCTGACCGTCGCGGCCGGCCGATCGGTTCACGCGGCCCGCCGCCCCGCGCTGTCCCCACCGCGCACTCCGTACCCCGCACCCGCCCAGCGTCGCCGAAGGAGCAGCCATGCAGCAGGACAAGCACCCCGACTACCACGAGGTCGTCTTCCGCGACCGCTCCGCCGGCTACGCCTTCCTGACCCGGTCCACCGCCACCAGCGACCAGACCATCGAGTGGGACGACGGCGAGATCTACCCGGTGGTGGACGTGGAGATCTCCTCCGAGAGCCACCCCTTCTACACCGGCAAGGCGCGGACGGTGGACTCCGAGGGACGCGTGGCCGCCTTCGAGCGGCGGTACGGGAGCGGGACCGGCCAGGGCGGCTGAGCAGGGAGAGCGGCGCCCGGGCCTCAGATGAAGTTGAGCGCCGCCGCGCAGCCCACTCCTCCGAGGAGCATGAACGCCGGCATCAGCACCTTCAACTCGACCCAGCTGCCCGCACGGAACCGCATGACCTTCGGCGGACCGATCGGGTACCAGCGCTTGCGCCCCACCGGGATCGGCCACAGGATCGGGCAGCCGGAGACCGTCAGCGCGTCCCCGATGTCGTGCACGAGCGCGCCCAGCACGACCGGCAGCCCCAGCCACAGGTACTCCTGGCCGGGCTGCGTGAACAGCCAGTCCGAGCCGTTGCCCGGCTTGTCCAGAACACCCGCGATGATCCACGCGCTGGTCGCGGCCAGCAGCCAGACCAGGACGTCGGCGCTGGAGCCCCGGGTCGCCCGCCACAGCAGGCCCTCGATGGCCAGCACCATGTGCACGAACAGGATCGCCAGCACCGCCCAGCGGCCGCCGGTGATCGCCGCCACCGAGCAGCCCGCACCGATCAGCACCGCCCACAGCCAGGTGTGGGTGAGCGTGCGGTGCCCGCCGGAGCGCCGCGGGTCGCCCTGCTTCTTGGTGGCCTTGTAGACGGCGTAGGAAAGCTTGTCGACGATCTCGCACAGGGCCCGTGAGACCGGTCCGAAGGCCCGCGAGATCGTGGCCGCCTTGTGGTCGAGGTCGGGAGCCAGAGCAGCTCCGGCGCAGATCAGGGCCCCGGCCAGGAGCACGGGCCACGGCATGGTGTGCCCCGTGGCGGCGGCGGCCGCACCTACGCCGAGCCAGGCCGCGGCGCCCGACAGTGAGTGTGCTGGTCCCATCATCGGCGTTGCCCGCCCCATTCCTCGTGTGCCACTGTCCAGTTGACCGGCTGCGCTGACGCTCCGTCGGCGACACAGCGTACTGGTCGTGATCATCGGCCTCGCATCCGATTCCCCCATCGGGCGTCCGGACAGGCAAGATGGGTGGGTGACCCTCATCGATCAGCTGCCGCCGACCGCCGACCCCGACGCCCTCTACGAAGCCTTCGAGTCGTGGGCCGAGGAGCGGGGTCTGACGCTCTACCCCCATCAGGAGGAGGCGCTGATCGAGGTGGTCTCCGGCGCGAACGTGATCGTGTCGACGCCCACCGGCTCCGGCAAGAGCATGATCGCGGCGGGTGCGCACTTCGCGGCCCTCGCCCGTGACGAGGTCACCTTCTACACCGCGCCCATCAAGGCGCTCGTGTCGGAGAAGTTCTTTGAGCTGTGCAAGATGTTCGGCACGGAGAACGTCGGCATGCTGACCGGCGACGCCTCCGTCAACGCCGACGCCCCGGTCATCTGCTGCACCGCCGAGGTGCTGGCCTCGATCGCGCTGCGGGACGGCAAGAACGCGGACGTCGGCCAGGTCGTCATGGACGAGTTCCACTTCTACGCCGAGGCGGACCGGGGCTGGGCCTGGCAGATCCCGATCCTGGAGCTGCCCCAGGCGCAGTTCGTGCTGATGTCGGCCACGCTCGGCGATGTGTCGATGTTCGAGAAGGACCTGACCCGGCGCACCGGCCGGCCGACGTCGGTGGTCCGCTCGGCGACTCGTCCGGTCCCGCTCTCCTACGAGTACAAGCTCACCCCGCTCACCGAGACCCTGACGGAGCTCCTGGAGACCAGGCAGGCGCCCGTCTACATCGTGCACTTCACGCAGGCGCAGGCCGTGGAGCGGGCGCAGGCGCTGATGAGCATCAACATGTGCTCGCGTGAGGAGAAGGACCAGATCGCCGACCTGATCGGCAACTTCCGCTTCACCACCAAGTTCGGCCGCAACCTCTCCCGTTACGTGCGGCACGGCATCGGGGTCCATCACGCCGGCATGCTGCCCAAGTACCGGCGGCTGGTGGAGAAGCTCGCCCAGGCCGGTCTGCTGAAGGTCATCTGCGGCACGGACACGCTCGGTGTCGGCGTCAACGTGCCCATCCGCACGGTGCTGTTCACTGCGCTCACCAAGTACGACGGCAACCGGGTGCGCACCCTGCGGGCCCGTGAGTTCCACCAGATCGCCGGGCGGGCCGGCCGGGCCGGCTTCGACACGGCGGGCTTCGTCGTCGCACAGGCCCCGGAGCACGTGATCGAGAACGAGAAGGCGCTCGCGAAGGCGGGTGACGATCCGAAGAAGCGCCGCAAGGTCGTCCGCAAGAAGGCGCCCGAGGGCTTCGTCGGCTGGACGGAGAACACCTTCGAGAAGCTGATCGCCTCCGAACCGGAGCCGCTGACCTCCCGCTTCCGGGTGACCCACACGATGCTGCTGTCGGTGATCGCGCGTCCCGGCAACGCCTTCGAGGCGATGCGGCACCTCCTGGAGGACAACCACGAGCCGCGCAAGCAGCAGGTGCGGCACATTCGGCGGGCGATCGCCATCTACCGCTCGCTGCTGGACGGCGGCATCGTCGAGAGGCTCGACGAGCCCGACGCCACGGGCCGGATCGTCCGCCTCACCGTGGACCTCCAGCAGGACTTCGCGCTGAACCAGCCGCTGTCCACGTTCGCGCTCGCCGCGTTCGAGCTGCTGGACCCCGAATCGCCGTCCTACGCCCTGGACATGGTGTCCGTCGTGGAGTCCACTCTGGACGACCCACGGCAGATCCTCGTGGCCCAGCTGAACAAGGCGAAGGGCGAGGCCGTGGCCGCGATGAAGGCGGACGGCGTCGAGTACGAGGAGCGCATGGAGCGCCTCCAGGACATCTCGTACCCGAAGCCGCTGGAGGAGCTGCTCTTCCACGCCTACGACACCTACCGCAAGAGCCACCCCTGGGTCGGCGACCATCCGCTCTCCCCGAAGTCCGTCATCCGCGACATGTACGAACGGGCCCTCACCTTCACGGAGTTGGTCTCCTTCTACGACCTCGCCCGCACCGAGGGCATCGTCCTGCGCTACCTCGCGAGCGCCTACAAGACGCTCGACCACAACATCCCGGACGACCTCAAGTCCGAGGATCTGCAGGACCTGATCGAGTGGCTCGGCGAGACGGTCCGCCAGGTCGACTCCAGCCTCCTGGACGAGTGGGAGCAGCTCGCCAACCCGGAGGAGATGACCGCCGAGGAGGCCCAGGAGAGGGCCGACGAGGTCAAGCCCGTCACCACCAACGCGCGCGCCTTCCGGGTCCTGGTCCGCAACGCCCTGTTCCGCCGTGTCGAACTCGCCGCGCTGGACCAGGTCGAGGAGCTCGGCGAGATGGACGGCGAGGCCGGCTGGGACGCGGACGCGTGGGGCGAGGCGATGGACAAGTACTGGGACGAGTACGACGACCTCGGCACCGGCCCCGACGCCCGTGGCCCCAAGCTGCTGCGGATCGAGGAGGAGCCGCAGAACCGGCTGTGGCGCGTCCGGCAGACTTTCGCCGACCCGAACGGCGACCATGACTGGGGCATCAGCGCGGAGATCGACCTCACCGCCTCCGACGCGGAGGGCCGCGCGGTCGTCCGGGTCACCGATGTCGGACAGCTGTGAGCCGTGGGCCGCTTGTGAGCCACAGACAAGACGCGAGCCACAGGCCAGTTGTGAGCCAAGGAGAATCCCACCCATGACGAACCCGGCCGAGAGGCTCGTCGACCTGCTCGACCTGGAGCAGATCGAGGTCAACATCTTCCGTGGCCGAAGCCCGCACGAGTCCCTCCAGCGGGTCTTCGGCGGCCAGGTGGCGGGCCAGGCGCTGGTCGCCGCCGCCCGCACCACGGACGGCGAGCGTCCGGTGCACTCGCTGCACGCGTACTTCCTTCGTCCGGGCCGGCCCGGGGTACCCATCGTGTACCAGGTCGAGCGGGTGCGCGACGGGCGGTCGTTCACCACGCGCCGGGTCACCGCCGTGCAGCAGGGCCGCACGATCTTCAATCTCACCGCCTCCTTTCACAAGCCTGAGGAAGGTCCTTTCGAGCACCAGCTGCCTCCCGCCCGCAAGGTCCCGGACCCGGAGTCCCTGCCGAGGGTCGGCGACGAGATCCGGGAGCATCTGGGCGAACTGCCCGAGCAGTTGGAGCGGATGGCGCGCCGCCAGCCCTTCGACATCCGCTATGTGGACCGGTTGCGCTGGACCGCCGAGGAGGTCAAGGACGCCGAGCCGCGCAGCGCGGTGTGGATGCGCGCGGTCGGGCCGCTCGGGGACGACCCGGTCGTCCACACCTGCGCGCTGACCTACGCGAGCGACATGACCCTCCTGGACGCCGTCCGCCTCCCGGTCCAGCCGCTGTGGGGCCCGCGGAGCTTCGACATCGCCTCGCTGGATCACGCCATGTGGTTCCACCGGCCGTTCCGCACGGACGAGTGGTTCCTGTACGACCAGGAGTCGCCGATCGCGACGGGCGGACGCGGTCTGGCCCGGGGCCGGATCTACGACCGGGAGGGGCGCCTGCTGGTGTCCGTCGTCCAGGAGGGGCTGTTCCGGCCGCTGTAGCTCAGCCGCTTCTGCGCCACAGCCGGCCCAACAGCCCGCGGGACGGCTCCGGAGGTGCCGGCTCGTTCTGCGGCAGGGCGGGCGGTGCCGGCCTGGCCGACGGGCGGGGTGCGGGCCGGAAGTGTCGGGCGTCCTCCAGGGCGCGGGTCAGTTCGGTCCCCAGCCAGTCGATCTCGGCCGGGTCGTCCGCCGTCATGATCTTCTCGACGAGGAGTGCGGCGGGCGAGCCCTGCGCCCCGTGCCCGGGCGGTCCTGGCCGGAAGCGGCTCAGGTGGGACCGCTCGTAGGGGTCGGGAACGAGCTCCGCGATCCGGACGGGGTCGAGGAAGGCGGCGAGGGCTCCGGCGCTCTCCCAGGGGTCCTCGGCGAGACGCAGGAGGAATCCGCGGTGGCGTCCGCGCCAGTTGCGGGCCCGCAGGTCCACGCCCTCGTCCAGCAGGTCGCGCAGCCCCTCGGGCATGCGCCGTGCGGTCAGCAGCGGGGTGTTCTCCTCAACGGTCGTGAACTCCTCGAGTTCGTCGGCCAGATACAGCCACACGACGGCCCGGTACCGGTTGAGGTAGAAGCGCACGGGCGAGAACAGGCCGAGGCGCGCCAGGCGGGTGAACCTGCCGACGGGGATCTCCATGACCTCCGCGCCCTCGGTGGTCCCGACGAGCCGCAGGCGTTGACGCAGTGCGTCAGGGAAGCCGGCCGTGGCCCGCAGCCGGTCGAGCTCGGAACGCGGGACGTGCCGGCCCCCTCCTCCTTCGTCCGGCACCGTGCGAATCCGACCGAGGTGGACGGCGAGGTCGAACTCGCTTCGCTTGAGGCCCAGTTCCCGTGCGGCGCGGCTGGGCGTGCAGGGCTGGTGCCGGAGTTGGGTGATCGTGCTGCTCGACATGTCGCTCCCCCGTGGAGTCGTCGCTCACGCTGTGTGCGCTCGCTGTGACAGAAACCGTAGCCGGTGGGGCGAGAGGTGTGGCAGGCCTGTGGATAACTCGCTACGGGGCGAAGAAATCCCAGGTCAGAGGTCTGATGCCGGGCTTCGCTCGGGCCTGCGGGCGTCCACGTCGAGGTGCTCGCCGACCCGGTTGACGAGCAGCGTCATCTCGTAGGCGATCTGGCCGATGTCGGCGTCGGAACCGCTGAGGACGCACAGACAGCTGCCAGTGCCCGCGGCGGTGACGAACAGCACCGCGTCGTCGAACTCGATCATCGTCTGCCGTACTCCGCCCGCGCCGAAGTGGCGTCCCGAGCCCTTGGCAAGGCTGTGCAGTCCGGACGAGACGGCCGCGAGATGTTCCGCGTCCTCCCGGCGCAGTCCGGTGCTGGCGCCCGTCACCAGACCGTCGTTGGACAGCACCAGCGCGTGCCGCACATGGTCGACGCGCTCGGTCAGGTCGTCCAGCAGCCAGCCCAGCCCCTGCTTCTCCGGCATGTGTCCCGTCTCCCCGTGTGACGTCTCCCCCTGCCCGGAGGATCCACGTCAAGCCTTCCCCAGGACCGACAACGGGGCAAGGAGAATGGGGACATGGCACAGAAGATGACCGATGAGGAATGGCGGGAGTTCGTCTCGCACGGCACCCGCACCGGCAAGTTGTCGACCGTCCGGGCCGACGGGAGTCCACATGTGGCGCCGGTCTGGTTCGTACTGGACGGTGACGACCTGGTGTTCAACACCGGGAAGGCGACCGTGAAGGGGCGCAACCTGGCACGGGACGGGCGGGTCGCCCTGTGCGTGGACGACGACCGGCCGCCCTTCGACTACGTGGTGCTGCGGGGCCGGGCCCGGATCTCGGAGGATCTCGACGAGGTCCGGCACTGGGCCGGGCGGATAGGGGCGCGGTACATGGGCGAGGAGCGGGCCGAGGAGTTCGCCTCCCGCAACGGCGTGCCGGGGGAACTCCTCGTCCGCGTGCAGATCGACAAGGTGCTGGCGGAGAAGTCCGTCGCGGATTGACGTGCCGGTCGGTCTCCGCCCGGGATCAGCCCACCGAGTCGAGCAGCCGGGCGGTGTGCATCCGTCCGGCGTACTCGACGAGCCGGATCAGGACCTCCTTGCCCGAGGCGCGGTCCCGTGCGTCGCACAGCACGACGGGGGTGCCCTGGTCGAGGTCGAGGGCGCGCGAGACGTCGTGGGCGCCGTATGTCCGGGCACCGGCGAAGCAGTTGACGGCCACCACGAACGGGATGTGCCGGTGCTCGAAGTAGTCCACGGCCGGGAAGCAGTCCTCCAGGCGCCGCGTGTCCGCGAGGACGACGGCGCCCAGGGCCCCTTGCGACAGTTCGTCCCACAGGAACCAGAATCGGTCCTGGCCGGGGGTGCCGAAGAGATACAGGGACAGGCCGGAGCGGATGGTGATGCGCCCGAAGTCCATGGCGACCGTGGTGGTGACCTTCTGGTCCACACCGTCGGTGTCGTCCACCAACTGACCTGCTTCGCTCAGCAGTTCCTCCGTGCGCAAGGGCCTGATCTCGCTGACCGCGCCCACCAGGGTGGTCTTGCCCACGCCGAACCCGCCGGCGACCAGTATCTTCAGCGCGAGGGCGGTCTGCTCGCCGCCCTGGGCGTCGGAGTTCTCGGAGACCATCGCTCACTTCTCTCGGGAGGGTCGGCAACGGGCGGCGACGTCGGTACGGGGTCGCGAAGGCAGCATCATGGCAACTGGGACTCCCCTTCGAGGGATTGGACCGCTTATTTCCCGGTTCTGAACGTTCATCTACAGCGCCCGAAGCCCTTCGATCACCTCGCGCAGAATCCGTTCGTCAGGCAGCTGCGCGGGCGGTACCGGGCGGCTGACGGTGACACAGCCGAGTTCCAGGAGGTCCCCCAGGAGCACCCTGACCACGCCCACGGGCAGGTCGGCGCCCGCGGACAGTTCCGCCACCGACTGCGTCTCCGTGCGGCACAGGTCGATCAGGGCCCGGTGTTCGGGTCCGAGTGCCGTGTCGTCGCCGGCTCCAGGCGCCCCCGTGTTGAGGGTGACGAGGGCGATCAGATCGAAGCGCACCCCGGTGGGGCCGGGTTTGGTGCGTCCGCCCGTCATCGCGTAGGGACGGACCAGGGGTCCTGCCTCGCCGTCGTACCACTGACTGCCCTGTTCGTACGGGACGCCCGCCATGTCCTCGGTCATCCGAGCCGACCGCCCTTCCCTCTCATCCGGCGGCGGGCGGCCGGGCACCCACGCGCGGGGGCGTGTACAGGTGCTCGCCGACCCTCTTGACCAGCCGGGCCATTTCGTAGGCGACCAGGCCTATGTCCGCGGTCACGGCGGTGAGGACGGCGAGGCAGGAGCCGTCTCCCGCGGCGGCCACGAACAGGAAGCCGTCGTCCATCTCGACCATCGTCTGGCGCACTCCACCGGCGCCGAAGTGGCGGCCCGCCCCCTTGGCCAGACTGTGGAAACCGGAGGCGACCGCCGCGAGATGCTCCGCGTCCTCACGGCGCAGGTCCGAGGAGGAGCCCACGGCGAGGCCGTCGTTGGAGAGCACCACGGCATGGCGCACCTCGCTCACGCGCAGCACCAGGTCGTCGAGCAGCCAGTCGAGTTCGCCGGACCTGCCCCATTCCCGGTTTCGATCGAGCGGGGGTACACCCATGTCGGCCCTCATGCTCGGGTCCTGGATCATCCTCGGTCTCCTTTGCTGCTGTCTCTGCCCACTGGGGTGTCCGGGGTGGCACCGCGCCCGGGCTGCCTGCCGCCGCCGCGCGCCCAACCGTCCCGGTACGCGGCCATACGGTCCCGTACGAGCTCGGGGGTGCGGCCGTCGTCGTCCCGGCGGGCGGCTGCCGGGGCCGGTTCCTCGGAGCGCTGCTCGCGCAGTTGAGGGGCGAGGCTCGCCTGCCGCACGCGGCGGGGCAGGTCGTCGGCCTCCTCTGGTTCGTCGGGCGGCCGGTGCAGACGCAAGGCGGTGACTCCGGAGCGCGGTGTGTCGGTCGTTCCCCCGTCTGCCGCGGCAGCCAGGGGAGCCACCAGGGCGGGCCGCTCGGCCGGGGCGGAGACGGACTCCTGGTCCCGTTCGGCGGCGGGCACGCGCGCGTACTCGCGCTCCGTGAGCCGTTCCCGGTCCGCGGCCCTGGCGGGGGAACGTTCCGCCGCCTTGATGTGCAGCAGGGCCGTGGGCAGCAGGACGACGGCGGTGGTGCCGCCGTAGGGCGAAGTGCGCAAGTGCACCTTGATGCCGTGCCGGGCGGCGAGCCTGCTGACCACGAACAGGCCGAGCCGGTCGCTGTCGAACAGGTCGAGCGTCTCGGACTGTTCGATGCGGCGGTTGGCCTCCGCGAGGGTCTCCTTGCCCATGCCCAGGCCGCGGTCCTCGACCTCGACGGCGTAGCCGTTGCCGACGGGCTCGCCGGTGACACGCACGCGCGTGTGAGGCGGTGAGAACTGGGCGGCGTTCTCGATGATCTCGGCGAGCAGGTGGGTGAGGTCGGCGACCGCCGCGCCGACGACGGACGCGTCGGGCAGTTGACGTACCTCCACGCGCGCGTAGTCCTCGACTTCGGAGACGGCCGCGCGGACCACGTTGGTCAGCGACACCGGCATGCGCCAGGCGCGCCCGGGGGCCGCTCCGGAGAGGATGATCAGGCTCTCCGCGTGGCGGCGCATTCGGGTGGTGAGGTGGTCGAGCCGGAAGAGGTCGCTCAGTTCGTTCGGGTCGTCGGAGCGGCGCTCCATGCTGTCCAGCAGGCTCAGCTGACGGTGGACGAGGACCTGGCTGCGGCGGGCGAGGTTGACGAAGACCCCGGAGATGCCGCTGGCGAGTTCGGCGCGCTCCACGGCGGCCCGCAGCGCGGCGCGGTGCACGGTGGCCAGGGCTTCGGCGACCTGTCCTGCCTCGTCCTCCGCGGGCGGTCCAGGCGGAGCCTCGGACCGGATGTCGATCTCGTCTCCGGCACGCAGCCGCCCCATCGCGTCGGGAAGTTTGCGGCGGGCGATCTCGAGAGCGCTGTTGCGCAGATCCACGAGTTCGACGACGAGGCCGCGTCCGATGCGCACGGAAATGACGAGCGAGGCGGCGACGGCGATCAGGCCGAGCAGCACCGCGGCACCGGCCGGGGTGAGCAGGCCCCGGGTGAACGGGTCGGCACGGTGCGCGACTCCGCTCCCCGCCGCCTGTTCGACGGTCCGCATGCCCGCCTGCACGCGCGCGTGGGCCGCCCGCCAGGTCGCCTCCGGCGTCGACTCGACGGCGCGGGCACCGGGGGCGGCGGCGAGCGTTCGGTCCTCGGCGGCGGTCACCGTGGCGTAGGCGCCGCTGCCGGCGACCTTCTGCCAGGCGGCGCGGTCGGAGCCCCGCAGGTCGGCCACGGCCCCCTCGGTGAGGGCCCGGCGGGTGTCGACGGCGCCGGTGAACAGCCGCAGCCGCTCTCCGGCCAGGACGCCCGCCAGGCGGCCGCTGGACAGTACGGCATCCTCCTGGGCCAGCGACTCGCCCGCGCGGGAGAACTCGAGCAGCACGCGTGCGTCGGAGCCGAGTTCGGCGTCCTGGATGCCGGTGAGGGCACCGCCCACCGCGAAGGCGCCGGCGATGGTCCTCGTGTAGCGGCCGTACGTCTCGTCCCATCCGGCGCTGCGGTCCAGCACGGCGGCGCGCAGGGAGCGCAGTCGCTCGGCGCCGGTCACGAAGGCCTCGAGTCGCTCGGCGACACCGGCGGGCAGCTCCTCGCCGTCGGCGACGGTGTTGTCGTCGCCGAGCCGCAGTCGTGCCACGGCCCGGTCGGTGCGCGCGGCGAGTTTGCGGAGATCGTCGCTCTGCGCGGCGGACGGGTCCGTCGCGTAGCGGACCGCGACGGCGCGCTCGGCCTGGAGCGCGGTCACCGCGTCGGCGACCGGGGAGCGCACGGCGTCGTCCACGCGCTGCAACTGGCGCAGCCGGGAGACGTCCTGGGCGGTGCTGACGGTGGCGTACGCCCACAGCGCGAGGAGTGAGACGACGGGCACCATGAGCAGACAGACGATCTTGGCGCGGACGGTGCGGGGGCGTATCCGCCAGTGTCCCGCGCGCGCGGGTATGTCCTCGGAAGGGGCGCCCGCGGAGTCGTCCGGGCTTTCGTCGGCCGGTGGTCCGGCATGCGCGCGACGCCCGCGCGCGGGTGTCTGGTCCGGCGTCTCGGCGCCGGCTGTGGGGGTCCTACGCGGTGTACGCATGGCCTCCTCGCTCGGGAGTGGTTCGGGGGCGTGTCGTCGGGCGTCCTGGCCCGGATCAGCCGCTCGGAGGTGACGCTCAGGAGGTGACGCTCTCGACCGCGCGCTGGGCGGAGGCGGATGCCTCGCGCTCGCCTGTCGTGGGCGACAGCGCGACGAAGGCGGAGGTCAGGAAGAGGTAGGAGCCGAGTCCTACGGCGAGCGGGAAGATGAACTGCATCGCCGTGGCCCCGGGCAGGACGTCACCGGAGGGCGAGACCCGCACGCTCACCGCGAACATCCCGGTGTAGTGCATGCTGCTGACCGCGGCGCCCATGATCAGGGAGGCGATGGTGACGGCGACCGGCGACTTGATGTTGAGCGCCGCCCACAGGGCCGCCGTCGCCGCGACCACGGCGATGAGGACGGAGAGTCCGACGAGGACGGGATCGTAGTGGACGCCGCCGTGCAGCCGTACGGCGGCCATGCCGAGGTAGTGCATGCTCGCCACGCCCAGGCCGGTGGTGAGACCGCCCAGGAAGAGCGCACGGACCCGGTCACGGCCGTAGCCGACCGCGAAGACGCCGGCGGAGACGACGACCATCGCGACCAGGAGGCTCGCGATGGTCAGGGGTACGTCGTAGCGGATGTCGGTCCCGCTGACGCTGAAGCCGAGCATGGCCACGAAGTGCATGGTCCAGATGCCGGTCCCGATGGCCGAGGCCGCGGTGAAGAGCCAGTTGCGGCGCGAACGCCCGGTGGCT is a genomic window containing:
- a CDS encoding ATP/GTP-binding protein, producing MVSENSDAQGGEQTALALKILVAGGFGVGKTTLVGAVSEIRPLRTEELLSEAGQLVDDTDGVDQKVTTTVAMDFGRITIRSGLSLYLFGTPGQDRFWFLWDELSQGALGAVVLADTRRLEDCFPAVDYFEHRHIPFVVAVNCFAGARTYGAHDVSRALDLDQGTPVVLCDARDRASGKEVLIRLVEYAGRMHTARLLDSVG
- a CDS encoding DUF742 domain-containing protein, whose protein sequence is MTEDMAGVPYEQGSQWYDGEAGPLVRPYAMTGGRTKPGPTGVRFDLIALVTLNTGAPGAGDDTALGPEHRALIDLCRTETQSVAELSAGADLPVGVVRVLLGDLLELGCVTVSRPVPPAQLPDERILREVIEGLRAL
- a CDS encoding roadblock/LC7 domain-containing protein produces the protein MGVPPLDRNREWGRSGELDWLLDDLVLRVSEVRHAVVLSNDGLAVGSSSDLRREDAEHLAAVASGFHSLAKGAGRHFGAGGVRQTMVEMDDGFLFVAAAGDGSCLAVLTAVTADIGLVAYEMARLVKRVGEHLYTPPRVGARPPAAG
- a CDS encoding sensor histidine kinase: MRTPRRTPTAGAETPDQTPARGRRAHAGPPADESPDDSAGAPSEDIPARAGHWRIRPRTVRAKIVCLLMVPVVSLLALWAYATVSTAQDVSRLRQLQRVDDAVRSPVADAVTALQAERAVAVRYATDPSAAQSDDLRKLAARTDRAVARLRLGDDNTVADGEELPAGVAERLEAFVTGAERLRSLRAAVLDRSAGWDETYGRYTRTIAGAFAVGGALTGIQDAELGSDARVLLEFSRAGESLAQEDAVLSSGRLAGVLAGERLRLFTGAVDTRRALTEGAVADLRGSDRAAWQKVAGSGAYATVTAAEDRTLAAAPGARAVESTPEATWRAAHARVQAGMRTVEQAAGSGVAHRADPFTRGLLTPAGAAVLLGLIAVAASLVISVRIGRGLVVELVDLRNSALEIARRKLPDAMGRLRAGDEIDIRSEAPPGPPAEDEAGQVAEALATVHRAALRAAVERAELASGISGVFVNLARRSQVLVHRQLSLLDSMERRSDDPNELSDLFRLDHLTTRMRRHAESLIILSGAAPGRAWRMPVSLTNVVRAAVSEVEDYARVEVRQLPDASVVGAAVADLTHLLAEIIENAAQFSPPHTRVRVTGEPVGNGYAVEVEDRGLGMGKETLAEANRRIEQSETLDLFDSDRLGLFVVSRLAARHGIKVHLRTSPYGGTTAVVLLPTALLHIKAAERSPARAADRERLTEREYARVPAAERDQESVSAPAERPALVAPLAAAADGGTTDTPRSGVTALRLHRPPDEPEEADDLPRRVRQASLAPQLREQRSEEPAPAAARRDDDGRTPELVRDRMAAYRDGWARGGGRQPGRGATPDTPVGRDSSKGDRG
- a CDS encoding MHYT domain-containing protein; translation: MGHLDHAALGWLTPTLSYVMACIGAALGLRCTVRALGATGRSRRNWLFTAASAIGTGIWTMHFVAMLGFSVSGTDIRYDVPLTIASLLVAMVVVSAGVFAVGYGRDRVRALFLGGLTTGLGVASMHYLGMAAVRLHGGVHYDPVLVGLSVLIAVVAATAALWAALNIKSPVAVTIASLIMGAAVSSMHYTGMFAVSVRVSPSGDVLPGATAMQFIFPLAVGLGSYLFLTSAFVALSPTTGEREASASAQRAVESVTS